A region of the Brienomyrus brachyistius isolate T26 chromosome 10, BBRACH_0.4, whole genome shotgun sequence genome:
GGAACAATCTGAGAATGAAGTCTCTGCGTTTGCATTTAATCAATAATGCTGCTGGTATGACAGCACATTCTGATTGTGTTATGCGAAATATAATCTTGAAAAAAACTGTTTCTTTAGCGTGAAGAACTAGAAAAACTAGTGTTTCTTTCAGTTTACTTCTATGTGGTCTCAGTGATTATGTTTCCTGTAGAATATTGTGATGGGCCTTGCGCCTGTAGCTGAAGGGGGGTATACAGCGATGTACAAACATCAgggaacatcaatgacggaccccCAACTGaggaagacgtggactgatgtACGTAAGACAGGACGAAATAACtgggaacagctgggcacaatcggggaagcacatgtggatgatgagggggcgtggaacACACAAGGACTGGacaactactactactaataacaataataataatagtagtagtagtagtacaaTTTTTCTGTATGAATATTCATTCACCTTATTTGGACACATCTGCTCAGAAAGTTCCAAAACATCAGAGGATCGCCTTTTGTCATTCTACGAGCCACTTTACATAATGAATGGAATGGGGCGTCTCATGTAATACAAACCATGTAGCAATTTCGCCAGccacaaacaaagaaaaagaacaaATGACGCCCAAAGGTTTCATCTCGCTTTTGCAAGAGCTCCAAAGAGCCGACCGTTTTCGAAACCTCTGACGCCTCAGGACGAGTCGGAAGTCATGATACTATATGAAGCAAGTTCCGATTCTGAAGCGGAACATTTTGATTCTTCCACTTCCAGTCGATGGACTTTACTTTGGCGAGTTGAAATCCACGGTTTGGGTGTCATCTGTCCCATTACTACCTGGTTACCGTTGTAGGTCTATTTTTAGTTCTGTTAGTTGTGTTTAGTTTTGACTCCTCACGGCCCCTTTTGTGAGGTTCAACGTTGGACGGGCGAGCAGGAAGCGAGGAAagaccaggcaggcaggcagaatctTCTGGAATTTGGAGTTTATTTGGGAACGGGAGAGAGAGGGCAGACAGTAACGAGCTAACATcaaccaacatcaatgacaagtcTAGGGAAGACGGACTCAGacgcagactaaatacacaagacaagccgaaaataacaggaaacagctgggatcggggaagcacacgtggatgatcagggggcgtggcacacacgaggatcatatgagccgggcgtgacacctTTATTTTGTGTTTCCCCGGAGTGCTCAGTTTGTTTAGTAATCCCCTTTGTCTCGGGTTCGCTCTGTGATTTGTCTTTTCTCCGCCTGCACCTTGCCGCATCGTGAAGTGCTTCTACGTGACTGCCCTCGCGTAAAATATAACTGTTACTTACGTGTTATACACCAAACAGAAATTCAGAGTTCCTAGTAGTCATGTAACGATTCACCCTGTTCACGATTCTGTTCAATACttaacattgggggggggggtcacaattagattttttttttttgaaaaatagacagataataaaatagaaatagaatAAAATAGAAGATGCAGAAAATTACCAAAAAAACTGAATGTTTATCCAGTTCTCTATCAATTTAATATTCATTTTGTTAAATTAGAAAAAtacttttctttcattttcttaataaataaatacttacAAACAGTTGCAGTTTGTCAGTTCTGTATTATTACTTCTGTAATTTGCAGGCCAAGGCCCTCTGCTGTCTCAACAATGTAATTACAGctgggaggaacaaagcgattACCTAATACAAACACTGGTAAACAGGGCGTTTTCATCAGAGATAATTTATGCGGCTTTCTAGTCTTTTTCATGCAAATTTCAAATCTGTGTTTAGTTTTTCCCTAGCATGTCTAGTTTTGCAATGAAGCTAAATTGCATGATATTTGATATAATTAGCCTAAGCATATTAGGAGATTTAATGAATGATTTCTGTATATTTTATGTTATAGATAGCATTAATTGCAACTGATTTCGGTTCTGGGAAAACTTTCGGTTTAGCCATAAGCCTCCTGCATAGAAGCAAGGAATTCAGAATCTGCTTGATTCATACCAGAAATTGGGCTGTCGCATGTCACTCAGAATACACTTCTTGCAATCCCATCTAGGTTTCTTTCCTAGAAAATCTTGGTATGTGAGTGATGAGCACGGAGAACATTTTCCCTTGACAGATAATGGAGTGTTGATACCAAGGTTCTGGAATGAGAGTATGATGCCTGACTAGACTATGCAGCACTGCGACAATCCAGACACGAACATGTACTCTACGCGTTTTTTAAGAAACAGTGATAGATGACTGACACACCGCTGCTGCCTGAATCACCCGGAAAAATGTAAAACTGGTATGGGAACAGGCAGGATGTTTTCCAGAGTACAGGGACTTCCTGAAGATTCAGACTAAGGATAAATATGTGCGGCAGGATGCCAGCTGACTGCACACTTTGATATATAACATTAATTGATCGCGTCATCTAATCGCTGAAGCTGGGCTGTAAATGATAACACACTAGCTATAAAGCTAATGTTAGCAAACATCAAACTTTTTCATTATatattgcattattattatttactactactactactaaaatTAGGCTAAAGTTAATTTATTTTAGACAAAATGATCATAATGATCATTTCCTCATACTTTTTACAAAAATAATGACTAAAGTATAACTAAAACTGATATGtataacataaataacataaacatGTATTAGCAGtgctaataataaaaatgttttgagcCTGATTTTAAAGATAGCAATATTTGATGCAGTTCTACCCTCCTCATTGAAGAAGTTGAAAGGTGAGGTGACTAGTAATGCctgctggcccagagggtcACAGAGGGTGGGGTCTGATTGCGCTGCCCCTTACCCAGTATATGACTGATGATTTGGGTTTTTTTGGTAccctttcacaaaaaaaaaaaaacctcaactaTCTCTGAAATAACTTGAAACTGACAAAAGTTTAATGGCATCTCTTATTCTTTATTCTTTATTCCACATTTCCAGACTTTTCTTGTCATTATTGATTCAGTTGAATTTTCTGTAATGAAGGACATGAAAATGGCACGGACAAAAAAGATGGTAcccttaatttaatattttgtggTACCACCTTCTGCAGCGATCGCTGCCAAGAAGCGGTCTCCGTACTTCACAATGACATGGTCTGCATTTGCCGACAGGTAGCTTGGCCCACTCTTCACACAGGCATCCGTCCATGTGAAAACTCTTCCCTTCTCTCTAAGATGGCGCAGACATTTTGCAATGCTGTGCAGTTCTGTGACTGTATGTGGAGTTAGCCGGTCCCGCACTGGCGGCGTCTTCTCTGGGTTGGTGACCACGCCTTTTTGACCTTGGAGGAAGGAGCACTTCATCGGATCACAGAGTGCCCTGATGGAGTCAGTgatgtgcacaagcagattgtCAAGATAGACAATGCACTGGGTCTGGGGGGGATTTCAGTCAGGATGTGCTCCATTAGCCTTTCGAAAGTGGCTGGGGCATTGCACAGGCCGAACAGTATCGTCCGGAAGTGCTATAGACCGTAGCCAATGTCAAACCTGTACTACATTCAGCCAATAGTGAATGTGGCTGGGGTCCACTCAACCTGTTAGTGGCCACTCTGGAGGTCCAGAGAGCTGGATCAAGTCAATCCTACGATGTAGTCCAGTGCATCATCAATGCATGGCAGTGGATAGGAGTCCTTCCTCACCACCATGTTGAGTTGTCAGTAATCAACGTAGAAGTGACACGACCTATCCTTCTTGGAAACGAGGACCACTGGAGCTGCCCACGGGCTGTTGGATGGCTCTATGACTCCCGCTGCTACCATCTCTTGGATCCTCTGCTCCGCTGTTTGTCACTTCACCAGGGGTAGTCTGTGAGGATGCAGCTGGATGGGCAGGACGCCCCCCATGTTAATATGGTGCTGTACCCGGGAAGTAGGATGGCATTCTTCGTCCCAGGTGCCTTTGAGCTCATCCTGCTTCTCTGCTGCCAGGTGCCGACTGCTACGTTGCCACAAATCCTGGACACCGATCCGGGCAGGACTCAGGGATGTGTTTTTCGTGGTCTTTCTTCGGAAACTGCGTGCCACCCTCTTCTCCCTTTGTGCCAGCACCTGTCCTTCCTCTGTCCATTGCCACTGTTGCTGGCTGGCACTGTCACGCTGTAGGGCCACCATATCAGTACCGAGGCGAAAAGCTACCCCCAGCACGTCGATGGTGGCCTCCAGGTGAATTTACAGGTCCAGCCCAATGATGCAGGGGTCAAAGATGTCAGCCAGCCAGACCCACAGCTGTCTCTATCACcaacaataaaaaatattgtGGTGTCGGGCAGACTGAGGCATGGCAGGAGCAGAGAAAGAGATGGAGACTTGCTTGGCAAGGAGAACTCACTCTTTATTTGCAGTCATTAAAATGTCTAcatcaggcacccaacaagcaccaaaCCAACACTGGAAATAAAAGATTGTCAGATGCTGAACTGTAAGATGCACAGACGGTAGGCGATTTACACAAAATGGATATACGCAAGGATTGGACAGGTTACACATGAGACATGGGCAAGCACACGCATGACAATAGGAAAATGtaaccattaacattaacaacaacacAACAAGGGCTAACATGTGCCCCACTAGTACTACAATATATATCATTTTATGCCTACAGTAACAACCAAGTTGGGCCAAGGGACACATCTTAACAatcaaactttattgtcattatacatataattacattttttgcCAAAATGCACCAGCCAGCACTgaattacaataaaatttatGTTTCACCCAGTGTTGATATGGGGAGTAATTGTATCGCTTGAAGCATCACCCACAGACACTCTCTGTGATTGGTGGATGTGCCAAAGTCACTATCGTGAAGTGAGAACAGCTGGCTAAGTATTAACAACAGCGAGGTGGGGTGAGAACTCCATGCTTGTGGCTGAGATCATGTTGGGTTGGGCTGAGACCACAGTGGGGTTGGAATTAATTATGGTGACTGGCTGTTGTCGTATCTTCATCTCACGGGCCATTTGGCACCAGGAACACATATTACAAAAGGTCACGTACACGCAGTCAGAGCAGATGTCCCCCTATAGAGAAATAGAAAACGTCACTTACAGTATAGATAACAGAGCTAAGATCGCAAAGCTGTTGTGATATAACTTGCATCATCTTTGTATTGAAAAGTCAACAAGTCACCCTTTTTAGTGGTACAAAAGCACTCGGATAATTCAATTTTATATATCCCATAATTCCATATTTCAGGACAACATCTCACACCCAACTGATGCTTTATTATTCGTACCCGGATGCCGAATCGATTTCGCACCCCAACTCTCAGGGCCAGAGAGACAGGGGGAACGCAGGGAATGCCTGACATCTGAAGGGAAATGTTCATGATGTCCACAAGAGGGAGACATAAACACTCCCCAAAGTCTGCAGCTGTTTTGCAGGCGAAGCAGGGAAAACACCAGTAAGCTGCGCAACCTGGGTAAAAGATGGACAGCGCAAACAAAACACGGTCATATAATAAGAATCAAAAGAGAGTTCACTCAAAATGCTGTCATTTAATCTAGATCGGAAGAAAAATCCACGCAAAATGTTCTTGCATAATCTAGGTCGGAAAAGAGAGTCCACAAAATGACATTCCCGCGTAATGAATTAAGAGGGAGTATTCACTTTAGGCTACAAATGGTGTTCTCAGTCAGATTTGCATGATTGTGATCAAAAAGGGCACTTTTACCCAATACCCCATTTCCATCACCGACTATCACAAGGGTCCACCTCAATAAAATTTGCATAATCAAAAAGAGGCACTGAGGACCATTGGCTGGTTCTCAGGAACCTCCTTGCACATGCAGAGTCGACACACCCAGCACAGTCCGTCATGCGCATGGTCCATGCAGGCACCACTAATGATGAAATTTATGTCCCGATTT
Encoded here:
- the LOC125750697 gene encoding cornifelin homolog — encoded protein: MTTNVIIQQSQPRSTSAHSDQWSTGIFDCLDDMSVCCAAYWCFPCFACKTAADFGECLCLPLVDIMNISLQMSGIPCVPPVSLALRVGVRNRFGIRGDICSDCVYVTFCNMCSWCQMAREMKIRQQPVTIINSNPTVVSAQPNMISATSMEFSPHLAVVNT